A genomic segment from Oryctolagus cuniculus chromosome 14, mOryCun1.1, whole genome shotgun sequence encodes:
- the SMIM15 gene encoding small integral membrane protein 15, translating to MFDIKAWAEYVVEWAAKDPYGFLTTVILALTPLFLASAVLSWKLAKMIEAREKEQKKKQKRQENIAKAKRLKKD from the coding sequence ATGTTTGACATAAAGGCCTGGGCTGAGTATGTTGTAGAGTGGGCTGCAAAGGACCCGTATGGCTTCCTTACAACAGTTATCTTGGCCCTCACCCCGCTGTTCCTAGCAAGCGCGGTCCTCTCCTGGAAGCTGGCCAAGATGATTGAAGCCAGGGAGAAGGagcaaaagaagaaacaaaaacgtCAAGAAAATATCGCAAAAGCTAAGCGGCTGAAAAAGGACTGA